A window of Rattus norvegicus strain BN/NHsdMcwi chromosome 14, GRCr8, whole genome shotgun sequence contains these coding sequences:
- the C14H22orf31 gene encoding LOW QUALITY PROTEIN: uncharacterized protein C22orf31 homolog (The sequence of the model RefSeq protein was modified relative to this genomic sequence to represent the inferred CDS: inserted 1 base in 1 codon; substituted 2 bases at 2 genomic stop codons) → INVRQDPSIPTYGLQXSISINTRLQDCYVVPPTSVQSERVQSRPAPSTRKFKGEKGTVSQDLKDRYAKHAATTQVLSRDSGMAVWKXPETQEEQQLEVMPTIHGILPEGFQALYHTVVESMLXDPSGSPKRYSSELGKAIKQRLWEALHSQLPPGVPGGT, encoded by the exons ATCAATGTAAGACAAGATCCTAGCATCCCTACCTATGGGCTCCAATAATCTATCTCAATCAACACCAGGCTACAGGACTGCTATGTGGTCCCACCAACATCTGTGCAGTCAGAACGGGTGCAGAGCAGACCAGCACCCAGCACCAG AaagttcaaaggagaaaaaggaacagtCAGCCAAGATCTTAAGGACAGATATGCCAAACATGCAGCCACTACCCAAGTGTTGTCCAGGGACAGTGGGATGGCAGTCTGGA GGCCGGAAACCCAAGAGGAACAGCAGTTGGAGGTCATGCCAACCATCCATGGCATCCTCCCTGAGGGTTTCCAGGCTTTGTACCACACTGTGGTAGAGTCCATGTTGTGAGATCCTTCTGGAAGCCCCAAGAGGTACAGCTCAGAGCTAGGCAAGGCCATTAAACAAAGGCTCTGGGAAGCTTTGCACAGTCAACTGCCACCAGGAGTGCCTGGAGGGACCTGA